The genomic region AACGTGGGGAAATTTATTTCTTTGATTGTTTATTTGGAAAGATATGGGGAGTGCCCtgggattttttgattttttaaaaaatgtatttctctgtACTCCTTTTGAATGTTAATGTTTTCTGAAGATTGTTTCAGACAGGCTGTTAGGTTGCTGTTACTCACTGAAGCAGCAGCGAGCGAGGAGTTGCTGAGGCAGAATTAGCATCATGGCATGGGTCAAGAGGAAAGAGAGGATATGTCAGCTAATTACTGCCTAACACAATCAGGATTTGTGCGTGTGTGCTTTGGAGACCAAGACATCCTCGGGTTCTAAGCTTTTTGTCAATCCAGTTCCACAGCTTGGGCTGTTTGCCTAGTTTTCTTTATGCCTTGGAAGACTAGCAAcggagaatggggacaaaactacCTGTAACTGCTGCCGTAGAATGTGGGCTAAGTTTTCTCTCGACTGGACGGAGGTACTTCTATGACAAAAGCTGAACTCCCCAATTGCCTCTTTCAGCTTATGTGTATAACTTGATGTGAAACAAAGGCTCCCTGGAAACGGTAAATATTGCACAGAGGACTGcgtgttcctttaaaaaaaaatcaactgagCAGATTTACTAAGAAACAAAGACATATTAGATCTAGAAGCATTAAGAAGAAATTAGAAATCAAAGTATATTTTTGAGCTATTGTTTATAGATTCAGAAATGATGGTGAGTTTTGGGGGGGACGTGTTTATTGTATGTGCTTTGTTTTACTGTAATCGACTAGTGCCTGGAAAAGCAAGCTTTAAACCGAAAATGtctctatctttttttttttttaaacaacccttTGGTATTCATTGTGCTGCTAAgcctatggctgcaatcctaagaatgcttacttgggagtaaacacCACTGAAGTCAGcggagcttacttctgaataaacaagcACAGCATCAGGTCGCACATACCATAAAAATAGAGTTGTGTGCTGCATGGATAAAATCATACAGAATGACAGGTGgaatttaaaaagcagcagaaCCCTTAAAAATACATTGAGCATTGTTAAGAAATTGTACAGTTTGTGATTTAGTTGACGTACTTTCTTTCTAGGGTATAATTGGAGTAACAGCTAACTCTGCAATTAAAGGTTTGTTCTCTACTAGCCATGCAAATGTTCAGTAATTTCTTCCTTCCAAACTATTCCAAAGTAGTTCTTGAGAAGTGTtcacatttactgtatttatttaagaaatcATTATTTGCCTTTTGATTCTAAGGTCCCCAAGTTGGATGACCTATACTTTATAAAATAAATTGACTGTTCAGGGACTGAATTGCTGGAGGATTGTGATGACGTATCTCATCTCACGATACCTCAACAAAGTGAAATAAACAAGCcagtgcttctttctttctttctttctttctttctttctttctttctttctttctttctttctttctttctttctttctaaaaaaacatgtttaggggtactgtcatttccctactcatattgaaatactgcccctcaatggggccaaacttagattcacaaaatgtttaggggtgtgcgtacccctgcgtccctccccccaggaaaaaagcacggAAGAAAACTGTTTTTAACAAATTCTTCAGAGCCTAATGTCAGATACAGTACAGTTTGATTTAAAGTATCACTGCCTACAATGTATGGAATGACACTATAATTGGAACTCAGATACAAGCCTTCTTGTTTGTATCTTTAAAGTACCGtaagaaaaaagtgtgtcttccCTGATTTGGGGTGACTTGGGAGTCCCCTTTTGTCTTGACAGTCCCCTGCGCTCACAGGGCAGAATTGTGCTATTAAGCCAAGTGTTATTTTCTAGAAGGCACAGAGCCAAGTGTAAAACTGAAAAATTAAGCAAGGGGATTTGTGTTGTGGACCCAGCAGCACTTTCCCCTGTCCTGTGTGGTAAATGCGACCACTCTTAATCTATTCTAACACCTCAATCCTTATGGAACGCATCAACAACATGATAGGCTATTATATTATCACTGAGAATTAAAGAGTATGAGGATAGATGCAACGGTTCTAGTTTATggtttgattttaaaaagaaagatatctgaatagtaaaataataataataataattaaaaaaacaaccacccaatttGCATCCCAATTATACACGGCaatgttttatcctcacaacactgAGAAGTAGGTTAGGGTGAAAATTGAGGATTTGGTGAGCCAGCCAGTAAACGGGGAGCCACAGGTAGAAGCCTCTCTACATGGGCCAAATAGAATTTTGTCAAGATTGTTAGCTTGTACTGCTTGCCCGCCAAATGGACTGTTTTAAATTAGTTGTCTTTTTCTGCAGCTGGCAGTTCAATTTTGCTGCAAGGAAATATACAATGTTTTGAGAACTGTGTTGTATGGTtgtatattacacacacacacacacacacacacactatatatatatatatatatatatatatatatatatatatatatatatacatatataataatTGTGAGTTGGCCTGGGAAAGTTTTTTGATGTATGGGTtgcaaacaaaaatacaaacataccacgTTTAACAGAAGGGTTCGGTTCAAATAGCTAGGAGCCACTTTTTTTACATTTACATTAACTCTGAAGGGCCAGGCTCCTGCATATTTTTCTCGCATTCTTACTTCATGTGTTCTTTTTAGACGCTTCTCTTTTAATGCCTTTTTATATAGCACTATGTAGGTCTGTACTCCAACTGTTCATCAGAATCCTTTGGGTCTCCTTACTCCCTTGTAGGCTTCCTCTCCCTTGTatagtgtacagtcatacctcatgttgtgtccgcttcaggttgcgtgttttcatcTTGTGTCCCGtggcaacccagaagtaccagaatgggtaacttccaggtttcgccactcactcatgcgcagaagcgccaaatcgcaccaAGCTCCTGCGCAGACACAGCGCTTCGAGTTGCGGGCTTTTTACGTTACAGGTgggcctctggaatggatcccatccGTAactcgagataccactgtactctctTTACTTTGGTTGAATCCCATCTTCCAGCTACCCCCATTATTTCTCTATCCATTATATTTCTACCCTACCCTCATCAGTGGACTCTTTTCTGCTTCTGGAATGGTTAATAATGCCACTACTGTTCTCATGGCAGATCGCTTCAGTTCATCTTGCTTTTCAAATTCCTGCTTCACAGAATTTGCTTTTACCTTGGCTGTACACGTAGCACGTAGTGGTTCAACCAGTCTATCCAGCCTCTGCAAAACTGCACTAGGACATAGGGTAGACATTCTCACCAGCATTAAAAATGTTAGCATCTTAATATCATAGTGATCCTTCAAACCATCTTCCACATGGTTTAGGAATTCAAAGATgtctaccctaccctaccctaccctaccctaccctaccctaccctaccctaccctatacCACAGATCTCTGCTTCCTAATATCCCAGCTATGACCCATTGTACTTTACTCTTACTCCATCTGTAGAAGAGCATAAGACAAAGTCATGTTGGATCAAAAGCCCAGCTCTGCTTCCAATAGTAACCAGGGAGATAGATGCCagatttttctcattttccacaATCCACACTGCTCTGGCCAGTGGTGTTTATCGAAACACTCAGAACAGGAGTTATGGCATTCTTCATTTTGCGTTACTAACACTGTTAATTCCACCAAATCCTTAAGAAAAGGCCAACCAAACAGCAAAATATACTGGGCTGAATCCTGCTCTCACGATGGGGGACGGATGGACAGATTTATTGCACCACCATAATACAAGCCCTTCCCTTGGCtcttagaaatatatttttggaCAAGGAACTACAGAGCGAGAAGAAGTCTGAGCAAATAACTCAAATAAGGAATTGCTTTCAAACTCAAAGTTCAAACACAATCCCTTTTATGCATTTGGAAGTCGCCTCTAAACATTTTTCAGGATTAGTCCTAACCAATTTTGCATTTCTGTATCGAAACTTTCAATTTTGTTAACTTCCAATTTGCCCTTTGCAAAACCTCATTTGTTACTTTAGTGGAATTAACTTTTGCTATCTTTCCTTATGCCAGGGCTGCCATATgttcagaatttcccagacatagccaggattcgtcTGTCAAGAAACGGCGTCTGGGCTGAATTTTCGAGAACGGTTTAAAATGTCCGGGGAAACCTGGGAATATGGCAGCCCTTCTCAATGTCcatgtccggattttcactttctgaaatatggcaaccctaccttatGCACCCTGTAATATTAAAAATATGCAGCATGAATAAATTGTATTGTTATTGCTATGTTGGACACAAATGGGCAGAGTGGCCTCTCTTGTCTAGAACAATggggggtttattgggttgtttttattatgtatttggtgCTTTTAAAtagtgattttatgttgtaaatgccctgagacctgcaggtatagggcagtatagaaatttaacttaaaaggtaaTAAATAAACTCACTGGAATGTCCCCCAAATCACACCTATCTGCTAGGACTCGGGGTGAGAGCATTTCTGCCTGATCTAGGGtcacaatgagcgttccccacatcaaacggggtgcgcatgttgcgaggaggcccgttgaatcacggtggcagctcctggcagttggtctggcttcaccttcccaggttgggatacctgtggactccacctacactagcagccgcccaatcctggctggggaggtgttgccagggggattggccaggtagagggagggattaggcAGTACATACAATAGAAGAAATGCTTCTCTCTTTGTATCTTCAGAGCCTTGACATCCTACTCAAGACAGACTTATTTATACTTTCGTTTCTCATCGCTTCAGTTTCAGGTAGTGAAGGACCTGCAAATGATTCTTACCATGCCCTgataatgaaaagaagaagattgTGGAATTCCTTTGTTTCTCTTTGCTGGAGAATGGATGGCGAGCCCTTCACCTCTGCTTTCTTCTCTTCTGGGAACATTCCCGCAGAAACCGGCATCACCCtggaacagaaaacaacctttgtcTTCGTTGTTTTATTATTCATATTCCTCGGCATCCTCATTGTCCGGTGTTTCCGAATTCTCCTTGACCCCTATAGGAGCATGCCAACCTCTACCTGGGCAGATGGACTCAACGGACTAGAGAAAGGACAATTTGATTATGCCCTGGCTTAAAAAACAAGGATGCAAAAACTGTATCGATAAGTCTCTGTCACGTGGAACACGTTTCTCGCACGGGCGAAAATATTAGGGCGTTGTTGTTTTTAGACAGCTGTAAGGcgggtgtggggaatctttggccctccagatgttggtggacaaCTTGGTCAATGGTTATGCTTGCTGGagctgtagttcatcaacatctggagggtcaaaattTCCCCACAGCTGCTGATGGGAAACCAACAATTTCCTCCAAGAAGAAAAGATGGAACTTTTTCGTATGCAAAATTCAGCTTTGGGTATACAATGCACACAATATCTTTTAGCTCAGACAATACTTTGATTTGCAGCTGCCTTATTTCTAAAAGGAGacatctcttccctctctctccccctcacctACCTCCAAACCTTTAATGAGCATATCCATATTTAAAAGCAAGCATGTGATTTTTGTGGCTTGTGTGTGGAAATTAGGTAAATGTTTTTCGAGCACAGTCAAAAATGTATTTCCACTCCACTTTTCCCTCTTACCAGAAAGGTAAAAGTTTCTCAGCAACCTTAATTAAAGATTGATAGCTTCAAGGGCTGATTTCAATGGAAAATACGGCTCACTCACAGTACAACCTTGATTAGGAAACCATGACTGAAATCATAGATATAAATCAGGAGTGCCTTTCCAAGTCTGAAGGTATATAATCTGCTTCGTTTCAAATTATGCTAGGTTCTTTTAGGTTTGTTTCATGTTGAGTCAGCTGTAGCAATtttagtgtgtgtatatatatatatatatatatatatatatatatatatatatatatattgcatatcTGCTCCCAGTAGTGCTGTCTGGACAGAGTTTTAGGGCAGGAGTCCAGAGCCATACTCAACAGAATGAAGGCCCCCTAATGCAAAAGGGTTCGCTTACCCCCATTTTGAAGTAAGGGCTACTCCAAATATTGCatattcatgatgatttgtgcttatTTGTGCTCAGAGGGATGTGTCCATTTGGTTCTTTCAGTTTCACATACTGGATCCCACCACATTAAGAGCTCATCCGAATCAGAAGTTGGTTCCATGGATGCAACCAACATTAGCAAGGAACAGACAATTCACAGCAGATGAGGCTTGTATGAAATACCCTCAGGAAGGCACAACTACAGCTCATACATTCAGATCCGTGCAATCGGTTTCCATTCACACTGTAGATCAGGGGCATAACGTGGGTTACTGTTGCCCGGGGCAGGGCAAGTGTTGCGCCACTctggtggactgggcagcagTCAGTCCCTTTGCCAACCAGCATCTAACCAAGGGAGTCTTTCCTTACAAGCTAGCCCCAACCTGGGATCAGAGAAAGACATGAAACATGAAGCCAGGAGCACCACTGTCACCTTGCCCTCCTGTCCTTGCAGCACGGTGCTCTGGGCAATGCACATGGCTCCTGCAGTGCTTTCCTGCcgtcctcttcctccctcttcggtgggcagtggtggctccctccctctcagccagcccagtggtggagcttcactggccacaaggagaaggagacaccaCTGCCACCCCAGCCCTGAATGCCAGGCCTGGGTGCAGTTTGCCTCCTCACAGCTCCTGCCTCAatgagggagcctgttgtgggCATCCCTGGTTGCACCCCCTCAGAAAATTGTCCCCGGGGCCATggccccccatgctacaccactgctgtaGGTTAACTGTGTGTTAAAGGGGAACACTTGCACAGCTCAGCTTAATTACCACAGCAGTTGCGAATCAGAGCGGAGCGTTCTTACCATTCAGTCTTCATTTCCTGGGCTTCCAGGGAGGTCGATGGGATACTGTGTACCTGGCCAGAAACTTAAGATTCAAATGCAACCTTACAGCACAATCTTAGACAcgtttacttagaagcaagtaccactgagctcaatgggatttgctcTGGATTAAAAGGGAGGACTGTAGCTCTAGGTAACTGCACAAACGCAAGGCTCTCATCTTGAATTAAGAATATTAATAGTTTCTACCTTTCTCACTGGACTTACACCGAACAGCACCAACAGATCTAAGTCCCCATTATTTAAAACTCAGCTCCTAAAATTCATGAGGGGAATAGGAGATTGAGGCACATGCACAACTGGCTGCCAACGGATTTTATTCTTGCCCCGGTCATAACTCTCCTTCTTCACGATGACCTTCCTGAACTGATGCTCCATCTTTCATTCTCCTCAACTTCCTCCAGTCTCTGGTCACCAGTGATTATATTCCACCCCCAGGTCCTGCAAGTCTGAATAATGCATGCCCCTCAACTTCCTAGAATAGCAGGCAAATCACTATGGCAATacatcttcctcccttcctccctctttgTCAGGATTCAGAAAGAAAATCTATGGGTATTATAATTTCATTTAtcatataaattctaataatgtAATATCCATGGTTTCTTCAGTGACAAAGGCTAAACGTTTAATGGATTTATTGGCATGCTTCATGTAAGTGGTGATTTAAATTCCAGAAAGCAACAAATTTAGATGCAAGACAGAATCATTTTTCCCGGATAGAAAACAacatgaatttgtttatttttatactgTAGCAAGGCTTCAGCAAATATCTGCACATCTGCCCAGCTTAGGAAGAAATCAGATCTATTGATTAAAAGCGTGCTGTACATGATAAAGGCAGATGTTTCATTGCTCACCTTTAGATTTGCAAGCATGCTAGCAGTTTGCATGACGAATATGTCAAACCCCATGCACTGAGACCACCCtcttccctgctccctccccacaaGGATTCCAGTACTGTGCCTGCATTGACATACCAAAATATTAGGTACGTTTGTCACCCAGCTAATGGTCAATGGTGGACTTCCACCTTATGCACACCCCATCATTCAAGGTCTCTTTATATTTCCATCCTTTACAAGCGGAGGCCTCATTGAACTTGACAGTCTTCCTTGTCTTTGAAAGGGCCACTTCTCCTTCCTTTCATCCATAGCTACTTGCTCATACCTATTGATCTTCCAAACTTCCTTTAGACTCTACATCCCTTCATTTGTAGATGCACTTGTTTTCTCTAGGCACagacagtggcatagtgtggttTGCTGGTGCCTGGGGCACACATGTGCACACCGGGAACAGAGAGTGGGCGGAGTCTGCTGTGACAGCCCAGCCCTTGCCGCCAACCACCGCTGGAGCAACTCTCCCCCACCAGAGCGGAACAGGGCTGCGCTGCACCACTTGCCTACTGCCTGACCGTCCAAGGAGCATGCCGAGCAAGAAGCAAGTGAGCACTGGCCAGGCAGGGGGATGGGGATATGGTGGCGAGGCTGGGCTGGGTTCCAGGGCCCAGAGACCCCTGGCAACAAGCAGGGAAGGATGAGGAGCTGGGGACAGGGCCTGCCAGGACACGCCTGGGTGGGATCACCATGGAAGCTAGCATCTGCTGTCATGCCAAATGTAAGGTGGTTCTTtcaaaatgaaattcagaagtaatacaaaacacaagtgagtgagaagattaaagattctATTCTAagcagcaagcaatatatacataccgAGCAAGCACTTCAacctgccacttggaagccctcaagaagtgatgaagtgactcccccaggtagcctcagtttgcaaGGCCCCACGGCCGTCAGTCCATGCACAGGCTTCTCCAAAAAAACTCTGCCCAAAGCCATCCAATTTATAGATAGCTAGCCTGTGTGGCTTGCCCGGCTGACTATGTGCAGTTCATTCATTACTGGCTACGTGCAGATCATTCATTAGCCACCCcttcccaatgcctcactttctcaaatCAATGTCCAGCATCAAAGAAGGAACCTACCACTGTCATTTCCTTCCAACTGATTAAGgcattaaaggctgttctcacGCCATCAAAGAACTTAACAAGAGATAAGGAGGgcaaggaacagaggcaggaagagcAACCATGTTAGATCACTAACTCCTTGATATACAATTTATCTTCAGAATAGATTGCCCAAACACCTGCATGGGGTCATCTGGTTCGTGCTCCCTCAAAATTATGTGCCCAGGGCCAAAGACCCCCTGGGCTCCCCACGTCATGCCCCTGTGCTCAGATTTTGTCCACAGGATGACTGGCTGGCAGCTGAATGTATGAAATGGCACCATGGGAACACAGAGTGTCTCTAAAGTCACATAgaagttcatcatcatcatcatcatcatcatcatagactTTTATTGCGCTAAccataggccatggcatcattcggaaaaataacaaaaggaaaagcagcaaTAACCCTAAAAATCACCAGGCACCACACATACAATATAAACCACGGTCACAACTACTATGATTGTTTGTTGCATAAAATAGAATAGCAGAAGTTTCTCTAGtaaaatgtgccaaattaaatatccAAATCCCCTTTGCCGTTGAACCCAATTAATCTAGTTCTttcctcctgatcttcttagctgccaatgcatagagtgctactttataagttacaaagTCATCAGTATTGCTCAGAAGCCATTTTACCCTTTCCACCCTATTCAAGTGAGTTCCATTCAGAAACAGGGGTTTTATGAATTGGTCTCTTGGGTACTGCAATAAATAGTGGCACAGGTCCTCCACACAGGGTTGCCCACACAGACAAAGTCTCTCTTCATAATGTACTTTGCCGTAGCGTCCATCCAACACCGCCGAGGGCATCGATTGTAATTGCAATTCTGTGAAAGCCATTCTAAGCATAGCAAGTGGGAGCTTTGACAGGTAACTGGCCTGGGTATGCTCTGTTTTAATAAGTGGGAACCATGGTGAACTCTTGGTAGAAGCCATCATGGTTAGATCACTTTCTGCATCGGACCTAAAGAGACAATCTCTTAAGTGCCTCTTGTCCATCTTCATATTCACCTAAAAATCTTGTAATTGGTATTGGAACAAGAGGCGTTGGATACCGTCCTTCCAACATTTAGTCTGTTTGTGTTCTGAACCCAGCATGGACAACCTGTGATGGCCAATTGATATATTTGAGCCATTCAGACACACCCAAACGTGCATGTATGAACTAGCCACATACTTGTAAGCATGGTTAGACTTTTAAGGTCTTTCTTGATTCTCGCCATTGGAGATAAAGCTATCTGTCCAATTATTGAAGTGCATTAGCGGGGCATGTCTTTCAGAACCACAGTCAATTAGGAAATCATTTGTCAAAACTGGATGCAGTTTATAATTTAATCAACCTGAATTTCTTGTTCTGTCTGTTGGAACAAATCTCTCTGGGTGGATCTACATGCAGGAAAaaacccactataaataagtcagaaattaaatcgttaaaacaaaagggggaaaaacgtTATGGAAAAtcatgtagatttttttttactctctggcgccatctggtgttgcatggtTACAAAACATTCAAAACACTGCTTcctgactaatgtagctgagtccccagtgtgTGATCTCTCTCTTGGAAAATATGTTGCGTAGGGAACATGTCAGATTAGAGAGTTGTGATATTGACTCAATTGTACAATATGTCCATGGGTTCTGTGACTCAGTCCTTCTCTACACTAGGGAATTTTAGCAAAAACAATCTCACACTTGCTACCGGTTGCACTAGCAGAATCCCTCGTGCATCTATTACACCTGGCCAAAAGTGTTATATGAAAAAAAACTTACAACtcaatcctattcatgtctactTAAACATTAGTCCTATTGAGCTCTATGGACTTACTCGAGCAAGGATGAAGAACTAGATCAGTCCAGAGAAGTGGCCAACTCTCCACCAACAATtacaaggtaaaaggtaaaggactcctcgATGGTTATGTCCAGATGGttactatggggttgcggcgctcatctcgctttcaggccgagggagccggcatttgtccacaggcagctttccggggcatgtggccagcaggactaaactgcttctggcgcaatggaacactgtgacagaagtcagagcgcacggaaacaccatttaccttcctgccacagcagtacctatttatctacttgcactggtgtgcttttgaactgctaggttggcaggagctgggacagagcaagaggagctcacaccgtcacgtggatttgaaccgccgaccttttgatcggcaagcccgctgagttcagtgggacctaCAGAATTGTggccttctgattagcaagcccaacaggctcagtggtttagaccacagcgccacccacatccctataaaAATTAGCACCCAGACAACAGATAAAGTACCAGGTCACCTGATTACAGTCTTCCCCAGTCTGTGgagatgtatttctatttaaatctgtgccctcttttggctttttttttgggggggggggtgaggtagTGCCTCTGTTTTGGCAATGCCACTCTACATCTCAGTGGGAAGTGGCCCAAGACTTGGAAGGTCAGCATCCAGGCCAGGGCAAATGAATGTCTCAAAGGTTGCTCTTCCCAACGGATAATCCTATCGGTTGATACTGCTGGGCTGCTTGAAATTGCAGTAAGAGACACCCGAAAACGTCTGCGGCTAATAGATCGGATCATATCTGATGAGAAGCTTATATTGCTTTTCGCCAGCCGTTGCTGCTGTccagagaataaaaataaatttcagagATATGGCTCTCAGAAAGTCCGTTTCAAGATGAAAACCTGaaattaaaactttaaaaacaatgaaCGTACACCCAATATACCAAGGGGGTTTTCATCATGGCCACTGGCAAATCAGAAATAATTTTTGCACAAATTATTGAGGTGACCACAACATAAAGAGAATCCCGGTGGGCCACATAAGGATCAGTATAGCTGCTAATGGAGGAACTGACTCAACGGGGAATTGCAGTGCTGAAAATCCTAGGAAGACATAACACTTTGCGATTTGGAGAGTGGTCTCCTGTTACAGGAGGCGCATAAATGTTATTGTTCTGTGCAAGTGCTCACCGTTTTATGCACTTTTATGGGATGCCACTGACAGTTTGGCGAGAGATGGTATATTGTCCTGTTGGCAATTTCCAAATGCTTTTATGTGCTATAAAGAGGGTATTTGAGTGTAATTCCCCTCTGCCTGGTAACGAAGATGTATATATGTATCTGTGTGTCTGCAGGTCTGGTAGCTGACCATTAAATATCTTTATTAGCAATATGGGCAAATAGCATCAGCTGTTGTCATGTGAATTCAAACAGGAAGTATACATTGTCAAATGCGATTGTGGGtcatattttctctttttaaaacaaaaaatcatgTTAGAAATATGTATAAGCCCCATTAGAGTCTTACCATTTAAAATACGTATATTATTGcagtggaagtttttaatgtttggtgttttatcgtgtctTTAATATTCTGTAATATTCTATTGCATGATGTCACCAATCCACGGGGAAGCAGCTATAGAAGAATCAGAAGCTCAGGTAGACAGCATGGTACTATTCGGGTATCTGTTGCGCTCTGATTCCCATCAGtgccaaccagcatgaccaataatgGTCAGAGAAGGTTGGAGTGGAGGCATCTGGAAAATGCCACTCTGGCTACTTCTGCAAGAGTGGAGAAAGCTCCTGAACATTTAATGGTTACCCAACTTTAGGAAGGATAGATAACATCACCCCCGCACAGATACAGTATATTGAAGTCCTTCTCAAGTCTGCACCTTGAAACAGAGGACATGCCGCCAGTCTTGAATCAATTTCAAATCAAGGACTACCACTGAGAAGGACAGGAATGGTAAGACTTTCCCACCCCATATATCTAGGCTGAACCAGGGATGAAGGAAAGGCACTGAAAGGGCTGAAAtgcatattttctctctccccccccataatttttattaaattttctgttttacattttagagtattcatttaaacaaccttaaagtACCAATGACTTCTTCTcattccatggttcattttgcatatcataaacccctgcatattttacataaactaaaccattcagtattccattattacagccATCAAAACTCATTTACATTGTTGAATTTATCtgaatgctgcccacgttttcaagtgtacacaattccccccccccacataatcaACAAACATTTCTCAATCTTAttaaaacatatgttcttcttgttctcttattctatatgttaagtctgcaagctgcgcatattccatcagtttaagttgccattcttctttagatgggacctcgctcattttacatttttgggctaacaaaacacgggccggaGTAGTGGCATACATATGTAAATAACCCCTTTTGACACCTGAAATGCATATATTCTTAACTCGCTCTGCGGATAGTGTCTGACCATTTGGAGATTTGCTAACATTTCTGATGGATTAATGTTAGAACTTCATGAAAACCACGTGGATTCAGTATTAAAAAACCTGGATGATTCCCACTCCCCCAAAAATATTAACTCTGCCTTTATTGaacaaaaccagagcagctgcATCCATCCCACTATTCCCCCATTCATTTCCATACAGGATGTGTGATGGAAGGAGGAAATTGAGTGGAAAGCAGAATTGTGCCAGAATCGAATCTCCATAAAAGCTTTACGGCACGAGTCTACGTTTGGTCTTCAGCT from Lacerta agilis isolate rLacAgi1 chromosome 11, rLacAgi1.pri, whole genome shotgun sequence harbors:
- the CTXN3 gene encoding cortexin-3 produces the protein MKRRRLWNSFVSLCWRMDGEPFTSAFFSSGNIPAETGITLEQKTTFVFVVLLFIFLGILIVRCFRILLDPYRSMPTSTWADGLNGLEKGQFDYALA